The proteins below come from a single Stomoxys calcitrans chromosome 1, idStoCalc2.1, whole genome shotgun sequence genomic window:
- the LOC106088216 gene encoding uncharacterized protein LOC106088216 isoform X1: protein MVGYSLVSKTYRLYDKKQRKLPQNQPEQIESHGDDDQIERVEQQISESIENGGNDDDDFDTADEDSISDGQEEIPKVGPGRPKMVRTGKPGRPRKVYNVLHRMTTENIPQTVKEAMDSDHSNEWREAVVAEFNALQRKNTWEEVFAPSSHWM, encoded by the exons ATGGTGGGTTATTCCTTAGTCTCAAAAACCTATCGATTATATGATAAAAAGCAAAGAAAG TTGCCACAAAATCAACCTGAACAGATCGAAAGTCATGGGGATGATGATCAAATTGAACGCGTCGAACAACAAATATCTGAAAGTATTGAAAATGGAGGCAATGATGATGACGATTTTGATACTGCTGATGAAGATTCGATTTCTGATGGGCAGGAGGAGATACCAAAAGTTGGCCCAGGAAGACCAAAAATGGTACGAACAGGAAAGCCCGGAAGACCCCGGAAGGTATATAATGTTTTACATCGCATGACAACTGAAAATATTCCTCAGACAGTCAAAGAAGCCATGGATAGCGACCATTCTAATGAATGGCGGGAGGCTGTGGTAGCTGAATTTAATGCATTGCAGAGGAAAAATACCTGGGAAGAGGTTTTTGCACCATCAAGCCATTGGATGTAA
- the LOC106088216 gene encoding uncharacterized protein LOC106088216 isoform X2, with product MTKLRDPETNIKLPQNQPEQIESHGDDDQIERVEQQISESIENGGNDDDDFDTADEDSISDGQEEIPKVGPGRPKMVRTGKPGRPRKVYNVLHRMTTENIPQTVKEAMDSDHSNEWREAVVAEFNALQRKNTWEEVFAPSSHWM from the coding sequence TTGCCACAAAATCAACCTGAACAGATCGAAAGTCATGGGGATGATGATCAAATTGAACGCGTCGAACAACAAATATCTGAAAGTATTGAAAATGGAGGCAATGATGATGACGATTTTGATACTGCTGATGAAGATTCGATTTCTGATGGGCAGGAGGAGATACCAAAAGTTGGCCCAGGAAGACCAAAAATGGTACGAACAGGAAAGCCCGGAAGACCCCGGAAGGTATATAATGTTTTACATCGCATGACAACTGAAAATATTCCTCAGACAGTCAAAGAAGCCATGGATAGCGACCATTCTAATGAATGGCGGGAGGCTGTGGTAGCTGAATTTAATGCATTGCAGAGGAAAAATACCTGGGAAGAGGTTTTTGCACCATCAAGCCATTGGATGTAA
- the LOC106088216 gene encoding uncharacterized protein LOC106088216 isoform X3, with protein sequence MVGYSLVSKTYRLYDKKQRKLPQNQPEQIESHGDDDQIERVEQQISESIENGGNDDDDFDTADEDSISDGQEEIPKVGPGRPKMTVKEAMDSDHSNEWREAVVAEFNALQRKNTWEEVFAPSSHWM encoded by the exons ATGGTGGGTTATTCCTTAGTCTCAAAAACCTATCGATTATATGATAAAAAGCAAAGAAAG TTGCCACAAAATCAACCTGAACAGATCGAAAGTCATGGGGATGATGATCAAATTGAACGCGTCGAACAACAAATATCTGAAAGTATTGAAAATGGAGGCAATGATGATGACGATTTTGATACTGCTGATGAAGATTCGATTTCTGATGGGCAGGAGGAGATACCAAAAGTTGGCCCAGGAAGACCAAAAATG ACAGTCAAAGAAGCCATGGATAGCGACCATTCTAATGAATGGCGGGAGGCTGTGGTAGCTGAATTTAATGCATTGCAGAGGAAAAATACCTGGGAAGAGGTTTTTGCACCATCAAGCCATTGGATGTAA